The Chrysemys picta bellii isolate R12L10 chromosome 5, ASM1138683v2, whole genome shotgun sequence DNA segment TATAACAATCACCTCAACTTTTGTTTTGTAATTCATTGCTTTTCCAAGCTTTTGGCCAAGCTCAATTGTCATATCAAATTGAATGAACACTGTCAGCTTCAAAATAATGTTATATACAAAATGTCTTCACCTACATTACTAATAATatcttaaattatttaaattaaatccaATTTACTTTTCTGTAATGCTGTTTGttctttgcatttctatagcttGGTCAATGAAGTTGAGGTCACTTTTATTTAGTTGATTTTTCATATTCTTGGTGCTGCTGgatttttgttttaagaacagtttatttaaaaaataaatctataagcaatcaattgaaacatttctaatggaattttaaaaagtcCATGAAAATAATTCTATTAGGTTTGTAACATCTTGCTTTTACAAAATCTAAATGTGGGGCCAGATAAGAGTTTTTCCTTAACTATAATATTACTTTGCCCTCTCTCACCTTCTGAGGATCTGACAATGATTATACTTAATAACAAATTAAGCATCTTGACACCCTGGAAAGATAGAGACTATCCCCATATCACCGttggggaaacagacacagaagttaaatgacttgcccaaagtcactcaaGAGTCTTTAGAAGAGCTGGGAATACAACCCATAGGTCATGAGCCTGTGTTTTAATCGCTTGCTAGATTATTCTTTACTATGAAATATTCTGTAGTATGGAGATTACATCCTGCACTTAGAGGGACACTCAAATCTTTCTCTATAATGTTTGAGTCTGCAACTGGCTGGTGAGATGTTTCATACAACAACTTGGCATTGTGCTCCTGTACACCCtaatagttccatcaatggctgttagccaggatggactggggtggtgtccctaggctctgtttgccagaagctgggaatgggcaacgggtgatggatcacttggtgattacctgttatgttcattccctctggggcacctggcattggccactgttggagacaggatactgggctagatggacctttggtctgactcagtatggccgtttttatgttctacCATGCCCCTATATAAGGGTCTCTCAGCAGCTTTCCTCTGGGCACTGTCCCCTACCCTGCTTTATCCCCACATCTGCCACTCTGCCCAGCTCCTTCCTGTGGGCTTTGATACCTGCTTGGCCTATTCTTCCAATAGGTTCAATTCTGCActgctctctccttccccaggATGCTGTCCCTGACTTCTCCCGGCTCTCTCTCCAGAAGACTGTTTTTGTCTGGCTGCCTGAGACCCTGACCCTACCTAAGCAATGCAGTTGGCTGGAGAAGAGGGGCACACATTCTCTTGGCTTGCAGCCTCTTGCCCCCACACGTAGCTCACTGCTGCGTGAGAATGAAAGGAACAGATCCCTGTTGCTACCAAGCTGCCTCCAGTCCCCTATGCTACACCTGCCCACATAGAGTGCAGTATTCCTGCTCGGCCTATGAAGGGAGCAGCCTCTCTGCAGGAGTCAGTAGGCCCTGCAGCTGCTTCTGTTGTGGACACCCAGAACTGCAGTCCAATCCTAACAGCTAAGGTTACcatcagtggcagcagcagctatAGCTCAGCTAGAAGGCCTACGCTACCAGGAAAAAATGTGTAGAACCACTAGTATATTCCCTGCTGCATGCCTGTTTCCCTTACTCTGAGAACCTCTGCTATAGACCGCTGTACAGAGATGTATTTAGATTGACTTGTATATATGTTATCTAACCCTTTTACCACAGATTCTGGATCCGAGGAGAGGATAAAATCACAAAACATCttatttaataaaagttttaagaAACAAGTATCTCCCAGTGCAAGGTGTACTGTTAATCAGCAGTTAATACTGGGATGGTACATACTAAGTAAAAACATACACCTGAATATCTGTAAAGTATGcaacctccctcttcccccccccccattgtataTTTACATGGGACTTTACAATACATAGTCAGAATCCTTGcataaagagcttacaatataagaCTAGACTAAAACACTGGGAGGGGTTTAAATGGGAGTGAAGACTAATTATTATCTCCCTTTGAAGGCTGAACAACTGCATTATCCTGCTTATTTTTCACCCCACACCTGCTGGTATTTTTGCTTTCTGCTAACCATTTTAGTCTTGGAGTCCAGAGACCTACAGTTTATATTCTAACACAAAAGTAAAAGCCAAAAGTCCACTATTCCTCCTCTTTGAAAACCCGTTATGCTTAGGGAATTACTGCTGAGGTAGACATCTAAGTTAGACTTCAGTGAACAAAAGCATCACTCAGTACACAAGCATAGTTAAGTTTAATTCTACATTGGGCTTCTTTTTGTGTCTAAAGGTCAGAATTTTTTTATGAAGATGGATCACTAAAAGAGGTTCATAAGATTAATGAAATGTATGCCACCTTGCAGGAGGAATTGAAGGTAGGTCATTAACTTTCAGAAAAGCACAGCTTGTTAAATCGTAGATGTTTAAGGTAGCACTGCAAACAAGTCAGATAATCACACAGTAGGTCCTGACTCTCATTTACACGAAGGCAACCTAACATAACACAAAGAAGCCTTAAAGTGACTGTAAATATAATTTGCGCCCACTTCAAGGCCCTTTTGTACTGCCAACATGATGTAAAGTAGCATTACTGTACATAAGAATTAGAGACAAGGTATCTTGTGCAGAAATATGCAAATATAAAGGAGGTGGAAGAAAGACTTGGTACAGGACAGTAAATCATACAAAATCTAGCATTTCCATTAACTCCTTGGATGATTACAAATAATGACCCAAAACAAGAAGAACTTGAGTTATTTGCTGGGATCTCAAGGCAGGGCTTGAAAAATATACCTGATACAAAAGATGAAGAGCTGTTGCAGAAGGGACAACCCACTAAATACCAGCATAATACCAAAGAAGGCAAGttccttccctccatctgctgaaAAGGGGCAAGGTGCTGTTATTCCTAGTAGGATGCTCTGCCTGAGTCTGCTATATCGGTCAGTAATTCTTGTGAATAGCGGTCTCCCTCCCCAGACAGCTAGAAATTTAGATCTCTTCTACAAAACCCTCCTTTTTTGTGTGGGGAGAGGTTCACTGGTTCCTGTAAGAGATTGGAATGAGGCGAATGGTGCCCTCTGCTACTCTACTCCCAATCTTGTCTTTTAGTTTCTCTTCCCCATAAATATCTATGCCTTCCACACCTTTCTTTCCAAAAGGAAATCTGGATTAAGAAGTAAAACGGGTGAAAACATTAATCTGCCAGATTACATAAGTGTTAACATCTCTGAGGAAACTGAGCAGTGAATGAAATGCTTGGACTGAGATTGTGAACTCTTCAAGGGTGTGTCACCTTCAAACTAGCATATAGGTCTGCTCTTAAGTGCTGAAAATTCTATGTAGGAAACTTTCTGGCTGGCAGGGCATAAACTATGAATTTCAGTACAAcataactttctttttttttttttaagtttctaatCCCTGGGGTTGTGAAGATTACATCCAGTTCATATTTGAAAAGTTAACTGATAACTTATTGAATGATAGCTGTACTATCTTTGCTGCAGTTCATATATTTTCCAATGAGCAAAAAGAGTGATAGACAGACTAGTTATGATTTCATGTTACTGTCCAATGGAATtttgaggttcaacaaggacaagtgcagagtcctgcacttaggacagaagaatcccatgcactgctacagactagggaccgaatggctaggtagcagttctgcagaaaaggacctaggggtcacagtggacgagaagctggatatgagtcaacagtgtgctcttgttgccaaaaaggctaacggcattttgggctgtataagtaggggtattgccagcagatcaaggaacgtgatcgttcccctttattcgacattggtgaggcctcatctggaatactgtgtccagttttgggccccacactacaagaaggatgtggaaaaattggagagagtccagtggagggcaacaaaaatgattaggggtctggagcacatgacttatgaggagaggctgagggaactgggattgtttagtctccagaagagaagaatgaggggggatttgatagcagccttcaactacctcaaggggggttccaaagaggatggagctcggctgttctcagtggtggcagatgacagaacaaggagcaatggtctcaagttgcagtgggggaggtccaggttggatattaggaaacactatttcactaggagggtggtgaagcactggaatgcattacctagggaggtggtggagtctccttccttggaggtttttaaggcctggcttgacaaagccctgcctgggatgatttagttgggaattggtcctgctttgagcagggggttggactagatgacctcttgaggtcccttccaaccctgatagtctatgattctatgaagcttaCAGCAAAGTTTTCAGACTTTTCCCTAATTCAGGATACATTTAGATCGTGCTTGCTCAAAAAAGATCTTTCAGGCACTTAGTCCTAAGGGAAACCAGAGATATTTTAACAGTGCTTCGAAGTTCCATGAGGAAGCACAGCAGTTTTCCATTCCCCACAAGGGTGTGTTCCCAAGCACAGATCGCTGGACTGCAATGTAGACTATCAGTCCTTCCACAGAGTTTTATTAGTGACTGCTACTAGACCATATGGAAGACTTGGATTTTGGCTACTGTGTTAGAGAAATTATTAAGTTTTTTGTAGCACAACTAGCTTTAGTTAAACTTAGTGTGTTCAGTCTTCTAAGAGGAGTTCCGCACATGATTATGGTCATGGAAGTCTTGGATTTGTCCAATAAGACTTTTGCAAACATCAGGAAAGAAAGTTGGCTCCTTATCTGGTAATGAGCCTGCAAtcacagtttttaaaattaatgaatTATTGCATTACTTTTTGAAAATTGGTCATAAGAAAAATAAGTAGGTAGTATGGCTATTTGGAAATAATAAGGATTGtaaatactgtttttaaaaacaggagaaATTAAATGTGAATCATCCAGAGTTGCTAAGTAGTATGCAACTCAGAGTCCGATGGGAACAAGGTAGTTTACTAAGCTGCTGGAAATTTGAAAGTAGTATCATGATCTTAGACATCCGAATGGAAGGGGCTAGGGgaagaattttcttttaaatactgAGTAAAGACAACTTTACCATTACTAAGGTCGCATCCAGGAGATAGGTTCCGAGCACAAAGGAAACAGCTGAATCATAAGCACTATATACACAAGATTAGAGAGAAACTTGGCTGTCCTTTTAAATTAAGATGAAAAATAATGAAAGAAGGAACACCATTCATGTAACTTTTATAGACTTCAGTAAAGCACATGATACAGTACCTTACTTTCTTGAAATAGTTATTTGGATATGAGGAATACCTGTCAGCCTGAGGAGTGTCACAAATCAATTagactcatttttttaaaaccaagtgAATTCAGTTGTTAAAAGTGGTGGAAGTAGGAGTAGTAACATGAAATTAAACAAAGGAAAACGTGGGAAATTTCAAGTGGTATTTGGAATAACCCTGATGGGAGAATGTAAATTGGCCTCCAAAAGGAAAGAAATAAGTCTCATTTCTTGACTTTAAAAGGAGACTGCATAAAATACTAAAATATATTGTAGCAAGCCTTCTAGGAGTATAGGTAGAATGGATTAGAAGATTTTCTAAGTGTGTGCCAGTTAGTTGCTGATTCAGTAATCTTGCTGTTCACTATACCCTCAATGTTGCTTTGTATGCTTTGTTTAGTCGTATTGGATCTTGTTTTTAAAAGACATTGTACAatgtgttaacttttttttttaaggatgccTTGAAATTTATCTGGaacacttaaataaataaatccaataTAAGACTTAATGACTACAATTGAATGTTCAGTAGAATTGACTTCTCTTGCAGAAGATATGTTCTAAAGTAGAGGGCAGCGAACGATCAGTAGAGAAACTTCTAGCAGAAGTGGACCAACTAAAACaagcaataaaaagaaaaaaggagcagACACAAACTTCAGGTAATGTAGAAAGATTATCAAGCCTCTCCATGGAAATATGAGTTATGTGGCAAAACTGGACCTGTAAACAATACTTAATATAACTATTCAAGAATGACATTAAGGTAAACCTGATATTTCAGCTATACTTATCACACTAAGTTCAGTCTGGTCTAAAAACCCCACAGTATGGAATTAATTctagagtctacattagtgagtaATCTCTACAGTTGCAATTTCAGAAGTTTGCCACTAGATATTAAACTACATATGAAACGCCACTCATTACTAGCACTCATCTTTATTCTCAGTGTATCAAAAAAATGATTTGCTAACCATTGAATTTTTTACAAATGGAGTCTGAAAACAGTTTGAATATTTGGGTTTAGCCAGCATCACTTTCTAACTACCAGTCAAAAGGGAAACTTAATACCTTTTCTTGAAAGAATAATAGTCATAGTACTAATCATAGTAAGGTAATTGATGTATATGAACATAATTCAGTAGAGAGGTCTACGTTGGTAATGTATAAAAATGAAAAGGACTATTCTGCACATTAAGCAACTacaaaactttaaaacaaaaaggctACTGAACACTAATGATGGGAATACTAGAAAATGCTATTTTGAAATTCTTATTTTTTCTATTATTCAGGAGAGAACACGTGTGTTTCAGATGAACCAAAGGAGAATGTTTTCCTTTGTCAAGCTTTACAAACATTTTTCCCAAATTCTGGACTTCAGACTTCCCTTATTTCCTTAAAAGGCAGGCACATTTCTAAACACTGCTGTAACACTGACCACAAAATAAATGTAATGGACAAACTGACTCTAATGCAAGAAGACAGTGACTTTTCTGAAGCTGGAACAAGGCAGATAACCAAGCGTAAAGCTAGTGTGACCACAGCTGGACGAAAACCATTCAAGAAATCACGCTCATTACAACTTCACCATAAGTTACTTAAAGGGGACCAAGACAACAGAGACCAAGAAGGAAAGCTTGCAATGAGTGGTACTGAAACAGATGAGGAAACTTTGGAGAAACTTAAGGACACTAATGAATATCCACAATCGCCAACTTTTTAATCCTTTTGGGCCAGGTGTAGGATTTTCCTCAGGGTGACCACTGCTGCACCAAAAAAATGCTGCCAACACATTTACTAAGTTCCATCAATTGACAGTAGGGCTAAACTAATGTATTTAAGTATCATTTTGtaaaaatttttaaatgtaaaacagttttttttaaatgcaggtaTCTTATTTGGAAAATATAGAGAAGAGTCCAGATTACATTCCCTCACTCAGCATTCCCTTTCTTGCAGGGCTCACAGTAGGAATAGCAGTAGAGTACAGACATTGAAACTGAAGAGCTGCTGCAACTGTCAGAGTTGGGATGTACTGTACCTTGCCTTTTTAAGTGATGCTCTGTACTTATTGCTAAACTATTGTTAAAGGAGGCTACCACCACATTTAGGCTTTGCTCAGCAGCAGCTGACGTATACAGTGCCAAAGCAGCTTGGGATCTGGGTCTGCCACAATGTTAAGAGCAAAAGTTGCTGTCTTACTCTAATCACTTGCTCTCTTGCATTCTGACCATTTATATTTTGGGTTTTATTTGCAAATGGCTCCTATGATGAGCAAGTTTAATTCCATGTTTCCTGTACTTCAAACTCAGAAAGGTATGGAGGAGGGTCCTGCTGCATTTTAAGATCAGATGATAATGCAGGAAAACAGCACACAAGTGTTTTGAGAAGTTTCCTACAGGCTTTAAGTTTTCTCTATTGCAAACATGGAGAACTTTCTCTCCTTATGAGTGCTCAATTCTGTTATTTGTTATGGTGTGTAATATGTCATAACTTCTTTCAGGCAATTATGTAAAGGAATGCCAAGCATTTTGGGTAAGAGTATAACTGACCTGAGCATCCATTCTAAAATTGTTAGTATTGTGTTACAGAAGTAAAGGTTCTGGTAGTAATGAGCACAAACATTATAAATAACTTTATTGTTTTATGCACAATTTACATAATTTACTCCGGATGCCTGATATCACAAATTTTGGGGTCATTAAGAAATGTTGGATCCTTGTACATAACTGGCATAAATCCTGCAAGAAATTAATACTGGtaagtgtttaaataaaaaataattttgtctACAAAAACTAGTTTACAGCTATGCTTACCAATTACATGAGCTCTTTTAATGGCTTTTGAAATCTCTTTCTGTTTCTTCCCACACAAACCTGTAAAGACAGTTTTTTAGCATCTTATTTCAGGTATCCAAACAATAGACTCAGTGATGAGGTCAGCTATTAGGGATTCCCTTGGGCCTTTTTTAAAGGCCTTTTTTCTTACTAGAAAATAGATAAATCAGATTACAGACACTATTAGTATGTAGAAAGTGTACAATTCAAATGTTTGAATTCCTAATCATGAAAATACCCAGTTATGTCATGTTACTCGGTGGTTTCACAATGGATAGTAATTGTTACCACTAAGATGGTTAAATACAAAATGCTAAATTTTAATATTAGCCCAAAGTAAACACTTGTAATAAGATAAACAAAGATTACTTGTTAAATTGACATTAGACTACAGCTTACATACCTGTTATATGTCTGCCATAAATGCGACCAGTATATGGAGAGACAAACTGGGACAGAAGCTATTGAAGAACCAAAAAGTTTAATAAATATTCTTGCAAACCAGTAACTTtaaacactatttttttttaaaaagttgtattcTGACACTAGTCTATGCTCCCTATGTTGTGGCACTTGGCATTATTTGCCTTAAAGAACTTACCACAAGAATAACCTGCTGGCTTTTAAACTAGAATTTAAAACCCCTGTATATTAATGTTCTAAATAGGATCACCTTTTCTGTGGCGCTCATCTTagttctttacaaatattaagaaaTTAATTAGCCAGATAAATGAATACTAACTTCCCCTACAAGCTAGTACATTAAGCTCTTCACTCTTCTGAATGTCATGCCTCACCCACACAACCCTGTTGGGAATGTCTCCTCCAATAAGGCTAGAAGACCCAAACTAGTCTGTAAATAAGATTTCAGTCTTCTAGTCACTCAAAGCAAATGATAGTTCAACTGATTATTGTCCTAACCTCCTGCCCCTTGTGGAGAGCCCTACAGCATCAGTCTAGGTTTGCATGCCGTGCTCATCACCATAAAAATCATACCTGTGCCCCAAATACATCCCCCAGCAGTGCCATTAAAagccacaaaatgaaattgactGTCAATTTACCTCTGCTTCTGCAGTTGCAGCATTTCTTCCAGCTAGTACAAAGAGAACAAGCTAGTGGGGAGTATTGCTCACACTCTCCCCCAACTTCATACCCTTCATTTCTACAATTGAACCCCTCTAGTCCCATTTTTCCCTGGTTCCTCCTGCCTAAATAGCAACTACCCCATAAAGGCAATTGTTTGGTCAATTGTATAAGACAATCACTGCACAAATTCATATTGTAAAGAATCTCACCTGTACATTCTTGTAGTCTACATTTATTCCACACAAGACACATCTTTTAGGAGGATCCTTATAGGGGTTTTCCATTTCAACTGGCTGAAATAAGAAgtagtttttgtcttttttaatcCCCCCCCCAATGGGACAAAAAATAAAGTGGCTATACACAAAAGAGGATATTCTACTTCTTGATTTCATTGGAACACAAATAAAAACATTCCGTAAAATTGAAATGAAGGCTGATTTTAAGACTTAGCAATAGCACGTCATTAGAGGTGGTTTCATATGGCAAACCTGGACCTTTGCTTCCCAGGCTACCATAGGTtaaaagtagggctgttgattaatcaaaATTAACTCACgctattaactcaaaaaaattaatcgcaattaaaaaaaactgtggttaattgcagttttattcacattgttaaacaatagactaccaatttaaattaattaaatattattggatgtttttctacactttcaaatatattgatttcaattacaacacagaatacaaagtgtacagtgctcactttatttctattccaaatatttgcactgtaaaaatgataaattcaactcacctcattcaagtactatattgcaatctctttatcgtgaaagggcaactgcactcaaaataaaacaatgtaaaactttagagcctacaagcccactcagtcctgcttttcgttcagccaatcgctaagacaaacaagtttgtttacatttatgtgagatgctgcccacttcttatttacaacgtcaccagaaagtgagaagaggCGTTCGTATGGGAcatttgtagctggcattgcaaggtatttacttgccagatgcgctaaccattcgtatgccccttcatgcttcggccaccattccagaggacatgcttccatgctgatgatgcttgttaaaaaaaataatgcattaattaaatttgtgactgaactccttgggggaggagaattgtatgtctccagctctattttacctgcattctgccatatgtttcatattatagtagtctcggatgatgactcagcacatgttgttcattttaagaacacttttgctgcagatctgacaaaatgcaaagaaggtaccagtgtgagatttctaaagatagctacagcactcgacccaaggtttaagaatctgaagtgccttccaaaatctgagagggatgaggtgtggagcatattttcagaagtcttagaagagcaacactctgCTGCGGAatctacagaacctgaaccaccaaaaaagaaaatcaaccttctgctggtggcatctgactcagatgatgaaaataaacatgcatctGTCCACACTGCTTTAGATTGTGATCAagtagaacctgtcatcagcatggacgcatgtcccctggaatggtggttgaagcatgaaaggacataaatctttagcacatctaacatgtaaatatcttacgaagctggctacaacagtgccatgagaatgcctgttctcactttcaggtgacattgtaaataagaagtgggcagcattatttcccataaacgtaaacaaacttgtttgtcttagcaattggctatttttgaatgcagtaatTTTTTGTACatgattttacatttgtaagctcaacttccatgataaagagactgcactacagtacttggattaggttaattgaaaaatactatttcttttattatttacaatgcaaatatttgtaatcaaaataaatatgaagtgagcactgttcactttgtattctgtgttataattgaaatcaatatatttgaaaatgtagaaaacatccaaaatatttaaataaatggtattctattattaacagcgcgattaattgtgattaatatttTGAATCGCTTAACAGCCCTAGTTAAATGTAGAGATACTGATCTTGTCTGTAAGGCACTTTTCTACTTGTATGTATAGAGGCCATCATCTTAGTATTGAGCAGTtaactcttccctcctccccacgtTACAAAAGAAATGGCTTTTAGTTTGTTCTATGTAGCACCACCATGACAACTGCTGGAACTCAATAGGTGGAAGCAGTAGGTTTCCTGGTCCCCTTCCTTGCTTGAAGGAT contains these protein-coding regions:
- the ABRAXAS1 gene encoding BRCA1-A complex subunit Abraxas 1 isoform X1, translating into MEGESTSALLSGFVFGALAFQHLNTDSDTEGFLLGEVKGEAKNSITDSQMDDVEVVYTIDIQKHIPCYQLFSFYNSAGELNEPELKKILSGCKKNVIGWYKFRRNTDQTMTFRERLLHRNLQSYLSNQGLVFLLLTSSVTTESCSTYRLEHALHRPQEGLFQKVPLVVANLGMAEQQGYRTVSGSCISDGFGRAVIKHRSEFFYEDGSLKEVHKINEMYATLQEELKKICSKVEGSERSVEKLLAEVDQLKQAIKRKKEQTQTSGENTCVSDEPKENVFLCQALQTFFPNSGLQTSLISLKGRHISKHCCNTDHKINVMDKLTLMQEDSDFSEAGTRQITKRKASVTTAGRKPFKKSRSLQLHHKLLKGDQDNRDQEGKLAMSGTETDEETLEKLKDTNEYPQSPTF
- the ABRAXAS1 gene encoding BRCA1-A complex subunit Abraxas 1 isoform X2 — encoded protein: MDDVEVVYTIDIQKHIPCYQLFSFYNSAGELNEPELKKILSGCKKNVIGWYKFRRNTDQTMTFRERLLHRNLQSYLSNQGLVFLLLTSSVTTESCSTYRLEHALHRPQEGLFQKVPLVVANLGMAEQQGYRTVSGSCISDGFGRAVIKHRSEFFYEDGSLKEVHKINEMYATLQEELKKICSKVEGSERSVEKLLAEVDQLKQAIKRKKEQTQTSGENTCVSDEPKENVFLCQALQTFFPNSGLQTSLISLKGRHISKHCCNTDHKINVMDKLTLMQEDSDFSEAGTRQITKRKASVTTAGRKPFKKSRSLQLHHKLLKGDQDNRDQEGKLAMSGTETDEETLEKLKDTNEYPQSPTF
- the MRPS18C gene encoding small ribosomal subunit protein bS18m, coding for MAAVTATRVVSFRGWGRLQQILGAGKGASAFCAVLWRRGYSSQQELVEHKVDLPVEMENPYKDPPKRCVLCGINVDYKNVQLLSQFVSPYTGRIYGRHITGLCGKKQKEISKAIKRAHVIGFMPVMYKDPTFLNDPKICDIRHPE